The following are encoded in a window of Roseimaritima ulvae genomic DNA:
- a CDS encoding AMP-binding protein, with protein sequence MSQWFASNAAAVSQPQRIPDSLDAFHRYAMPGYALLDRAAQRVPTQVACRYYDQSWTYEGLQHDVYRTARMFAALGIGRGDRVALLLPNVPEYIIALHAIWRRGAIAVAISPLMVPSEVHALLRAVDCHHVVTLDLLAHLLPGKEEGLEKALLVSLRERLPGYQQLGYFLSRLKRTGLWYLPTGDQAEWFWEALDACKPLRGTPDIDPETTPAYILPTGGTTGEPKSVTLSHRNLVANALQQARVAGASMGEEKLMAVLPFFHSYGLSAVILGGAALGAELVLHHRFSTGHVLQLIEQHRPTVMHAVPAMLAAMNTQLRGRSNRLDSLKWVISGGAPLPADTAAEFADHCGCLVVEGYGLSEASPVTHSGPLDGTARYGTIGLPLPDTDCRIVDPKAGDTDVLPGDVGELIVRGPQVMLGYWNDPQATAAVIRDGWLYTGDLARQDSAGFYQIVDRKKDLVITSGYNVYPREVEAVMRSCPLIDDVAIVGQPDAERGEIVKAFVRLRTGRRWDQDALDAFCHTHLSAHKRPRAFEQVIGDFPKNFLGKVLRRHLRAAPDSNGPSQPSQQPPATPVEPDPPAADSPSLEQEPTS encoded by the coding sequence ATGTCGCAGTGGTTTGCCTCCAATGCGGCGGCTGTCTCGCAGCCCCAGCGGATCCCCGATTCGCTTGACGCGTTCCATCGCTATGCCATGCCCGGTTACGCGTTGTTGGATCGAGCCGCGCAGCGCGTGCCCACTCAGGTTGCTTGTCGCTACTACGACCAGAGCTGGACGTACGAAGGTTTGCAGCATGACGTCTACCGCACGGCGCGGATGTTCGCGGCGCTCGGTATCGGCCGCGGCGACCGCGTGGCCTTGTTGCTGCCCAACGTGCCCGAGTACATCATTGCCTTGCATGCTATCTGGCGGCGCGGCGCGATCGCTGTGGCTATCAGTCCGCTGATGGTTCCCAGCGAAGTCCACGCGCTGCTGCGCGCCGTGGATTGCCACCATGTGGTCACGTTAGACCTGCTCGCCCATCTATTGCCCGGCAAGGAAGAAGGCTTAGAGAAAGCGTTGCTGGTTTCGCTGCGTGAACGGCTGCCCGGGTATCAACAGCTAGGCTACTTCCTGTCGCGATTAAAACGCACGGGATTGTGGTATCTGCCCACCGGAGATCAGGCTGAGTGGTTTTGGGAAGCGCTCGACGCCTGCAAACCGCTGCGGGGGACGCCGGACATCGATCCAGAAACGACGCCCGCCTACATCCTGCCGACCGGCGGGACCACGGGAGAACCCAAGTCGGTGACGCTCAGCCACCGCAATCTGGTAGCCAACGCGCTGCAACAGGCTCGCGTCGCCGGAGCGTCAATGGGCGAAGAAAAATTGATGGCCGTACTGCCCTTCTTCCACAGTTACGGTTTGTCGGCTGTGATTCTGGGCGGCGCGGCCTTGGGAGCCGAATTGGTTCTGCATCATCGCTTCAGCACCGGTCATGTGCTGCAATTGATCGAACAGCACCGGCCCACAGTGATGCATGCCGTGCCGGCGATGCTGGCGGCCATGAATACGCAACTGCGAGGACGGTCCAACCGCCTGGATTCACTCAAATGGGTGATCTCCGGCGGCGCTCCCTTGCCAGCCGACACGGCGGCGGAGTTCGCGGATCATTGTGGGTGTCTGGTCGTTGAAGGCTACGGTTTGTCCGAAGCCTCACCGGTCACGCACAGCGGCCCCCTGGATGGCACCGCACGCTACGGCACGATCGGTTTGCCGCTGCCCGATACCGACTGCCGGATCGTCGATCCGAAAGCTGGCGATACCGACGTGTTGCCCGGCGACGTGGGCGAATTAATCGTCCGCGGACCGCAGGTGATGTTGGGCTACTGGAACGATCCGCAGGCCACCGCGGCGGTGATTCGCGATGGTTGGTTGTACACCGGCGACTTGGCTCGACAGGATTCCGCCGGCTTCTACCAAATCGTGGATCGCAAAAAGGACCTGGTGATCACCTCGGGGTACAACGTCTATCCGCGCGAGGTGGAGGCGGTGATGCGTTCCTGCCCCTTGATCGACGACGTAGCGATCGTGGGCCAGCCCGATGCCGAACGCGGCGAAATCGTCAAAGCCTTCGTGCGGCTGCGGACCGGCCGGCGATGGGATCAGGACGCCCTCGATGCGTTCTGCCACACGCACCTTTCGGCTCATAAACGTCCGCGCGCCTTTGAACAGGTGATCGGTGACTTCCCCAAAAATTTCCTGGGGAAAGTTCTACGCCGTCACCTTCGTGCCGCTCCCGATTCCAACGGCCCATCGCAGCCATCGCAGCAGCCGCCGGCGACGCCCGTCGAACCCGACCCGCCGGCCGCTGATTCTCCGTCGCTTGAACAGGAGCCCACCTCATGA
- a CDS encoding PSD1 and planctomycete cytochrome C domain-containing protein produces the protein MRNIYFLTMWFLAASLSAAELSFNRDIRPILSDTCFFCHGPDAAHREADLRLDVEADAKDYAIVPGDPEASDFIARILSDDPEMLMPPPDSGKKLSAEQIELLHQWVAQGAPYEPYWAYANPQPSPPPPASDPGWLLDPLDQFVLAKLDEQQLQPSPPADLPTLIRRVTFDLTGLPPSPDQLREVLSDPAPDAYSRYVDRLLASPAYGERMAAYWLDLVRFADTVGYHGDQDHNISPYRDYVLDAFNQNLPFDQFTREQLAGDLLPEATTDQLIASGYNRLLQTTHEGGLQPKEYLAIYAADRVRNVSAVWMGATVGCAQCHDHKYDPYSAADFYALSAFFADVDEAAHFTKGTNALPTNRPPEMEVLTRWQRRRLQDLQTRIDELQQRAELDAVLQSELDSLQAESKRIHDSSRRTMITKAIEPREVRLLPRGNWLDESGPVMQPAVPQFLPQIESDRRANRLDLAEWLVDVDQGVGGLTSRVMVNRLWYLCFGRGISSSLADFGGQGEPPTHGELLDALAIDFADSGWDIKHLLRRMVLSQTYRQSSLADEAALQRDPYNRWFARQSRYRLPAEMVRDNALAVSGLLVNRVGGPSVKPYQPDGYYRHLNFPTRQYRPDRGAKQWRRGVYVHWQRQFLHPMLKALDAPSREECTAQRPRSNTPLEALVLLNDPSMVEAAMALAQRVLPAGEPAAESDQAAIDAAFVLATSRPADAVERQALTELLQAERAHYEANPDQATAMFASTLFEQTDQPLRLAAWTSVMRAILNMHETVTRN, from the coding sequence ATGCGAAATATTTATTTTTTGACGATGTGGTTTTTGGCGGCTTCGCTGTCGGCGGCGGAACTGTCCTTTAACCGCGATATCCGGCCGATTCTCTCGGACACCTGCTTCTTCTGCCACGGCCCCGATGCGGCTCACCGCGAAGCCGATCTGCGGCTGGACGTCGAAGCCGACGCCAAAGACTATGCCATCGTGCCGGGGGATCCGGAAGCCAGCGATTTCATTGCTCGAATCCTCTCCGACGATCCCGAAATGCTGATGCCGCCGCCCGATTCGGGAAAAAAACTGAGCGCCGAGCAGATCGAATTGTTGCATCAATGGGTCGCGCAAGGGGCGCCCTACGAACCCTACTGGGCTTATGCGAACCCTCAGCCTTCGCCGCCGCCACCGGCCAGCGACCCTGGTTGGCTGCTCGATCCGCTCGACCAGTTTGTGCTTGCCAAATTGGACGAGCAACAGCTGCAGCCTTCTCCGCCAGCGGATCTGCCCACGCTGATTCGCCGGGTCACCTTTGATCTGACCGGCTTGCCACCCTCGCCCGACCAGTTGCGGGAGGTGTTGTCTGATCCGGCGCCCGACGCTTACTCGCGTTACGTGGATCGGCTGCTCGCTTCACCTGCTTACGGTGAACGCATGGCTGCCTATTGGTTGGACCTGGTGCGGTTCGCCGACACGGTGGGTTACCACGGCGACCAGGATCACAATATCTCGCCCTACCGCGACTACGTGCTGGACGCTTTCAACCAGAACCTGCCCTTCGATCAATTTACCCGCGAGCAGCTGGCCGGGGACTTGTTGCCCGAGGCGACGACCGACCAGTTGATCGCCAGCGGCTACAACCGTTTGCTGCAAACCACACACGAAGGCGGTTTGCAACCGAAAGAATATCTGGCGATCTACGCGGCTGATCGCGTGCGGAATGTGTCGGCTGTGTGGATGGGCGCCACGGTGGGCTGTGCTCAGTGCCACGATCACAAATACGATCCCTATTCGGCCGCCGACTTTTATGCTTTGTCGGCATTTTTTGCCGACGTCGACGAAGCTGCGCACTTCACCAAGGGGACCAATGCCCTGCCCACCAATCGTCCCCCGGAAATGGAGGTTCTGACGCGGTGGCAACGCCGGCGGTTGCAGGACCTGCAAACACGCATCGACGAACTTCAGCAACGCGCCGAACTCGACGCCGTCCTGCAGTCCGAACTCGATTCGCTGCAAGCGGAGAGCAAACGCATTCACGATAGCTCGCGGAGAACCATGATCACCAAGGCTATCGAGCCGCGTGAGGTGCGGTTGTTGCCACGAGGAAACTGGTTGGACGAATCGGGTCCGGTGATGCAACCGGCCGTGCCCCAGTTCCTGCCGCAGATCGAATCCGACCGCCGCGCCAATCGATTGGACCTGGCCGAGTGGTTGGTCGATGTGGATCAGGGGGTGGGCGGATTGACTTCGCGAGTGATGGTCAATCGGCTGTGGTACCTATGTTTCGGTCGCGGCATCTCGTCATCGTTGGCGGATTTTGGCGGCCAAGGGGAACCGCCTACGCACGGCGAATTGTTAGACGCCTTGGCGATCGATTTTGCGGACAGCGGTTGGGACATCAAACACCTGCTGCGACGGATGGTGCTGTCGCAAACCTATCGGCAATCGTCCTTGGCTGACGAGGCGGCTTTGCAACGCGATCCCTACAACCGCTGGTTTGCCCGTCAGTCTCGTTATCGTTTGCCCGCGGAAATGGTGCGTGACAACGCGTTGGCCGTCAGCGGCCTGTTGGTGAACCGCGTGGGCGGCCCCAGCGTCAAACCGTACCAACCGGACGGGTACTATCGGCATCTGAATTTTCCCACTCGCCAGTATCGTCCCGACCGCGGTGCCAAGCAGTGGCGGAGGGGCGTGTACGTGCACTGGCAACGACAATTCCTGCACCCCATGCTCAAGGCGCTCGACGCTCCCAGTCGCGAAGAATGCACGGCCCAGCGACCGCGTTCCAACACTCCGCTGGAAGCTCTGGTGTTGTTGAACGATCCCAGCATGGTCGAAGCCGCCATGGCGCTGGCGCAGCGCGTATTGCCCGCCGGCGAGCCTGCGGCGGAATCGGACCAAGCGGCTATCGACGCGGCGTTTGTGCTGGCGACGTCGCGACCGGCGGACGCCGTCGAACGGCAGGCCTTGACCGAATTGTTGCAAGCCGAACGAGCTCACTACGAAGCGAATCCGGACCAAGCCACCGCTATGTTTGCCTCGACGCTGTTCGAGCAGACCGACCAGCCCCTGCGGTTGGCCGCTTGGACCAGCGTCATGCGAGCGATCTTAAATATGCACGAAACCGTCACGCGAAACTAA
- a CDS encoding thiolase family protein: MMDLPRLAVVAGIRTPLAKAFGELADVSAVDLGVHAVKAVLSQFSQAGRLQGPPAELVDELIFGNVSGPADAANIARVIALRSGLPNDRIAHTVNRNCGSGMESIVQAWHILHMQRARVVVAGGTESMSGVPLLFRHSGKNWFTQLARSKKMLTKMRTLAQWRPRMMKPVAGLELGLTDPVCGLSMGQTAERLAREFAISRQDQDQYALESHQLACAARQRCFLSGEIKPYTEGSHSLDQDNGPRCGQSLEQLARLRPIFQQDGTVTAGNSCPLTDGAAAVLLMTESEAKRQGFTPLGFVSGYAVAGCQPERMGLGPVFAIAKLLRQHDWSLDRFDLFEINEAFAAQVLACLQAMQSQRFAEHELQQTSVLGNLPRERLNVHGGAIALGHPVGTTGTRLVITLLRALRDRGLQRGIASLCIGGGQGMAMALEVE; the protein is encoded by the coding sequence ATGATGGACCTGCCTCGCCTGGCGGTCGTCGCCGGAATTCGCACCCCCTTGGCCAAAGCGTTTGGCGAGTTGGCTGACGTTTCGGCGGTGGACCTAGGTGTCCATGCCGTGAAGGCCGTGTTGTCACAATTTTCGCAGGCCGGCCGTCTGCAGGGTCCGCCCGCGGAACTGGTCGACGAACTGATTTTTGGTAACGTCTCCGGACCGGCCGACGCGGCCAATATCGCTCGCGTCATCGCGTTGCGTAGCGGCCTGCCCAACGATCGGATTGCCCATACGGTCAACCGCAATTGCGGTTCCGGGATGGAGTCGATCGTACAGGCCTGGCACATCCTGCACATGCAGCGTGCGCGGGTCGTGGTGGCCGGCGGCACGGAATCCATGTCCGGCGTGCCGCTGCTGTTTCGCCATTCCGGAAAGAACTGGTTCACCCAGTTGGCCCGCTCGAAAAAAATGCTGACCAAGATGCGGACGCTCGCGCAGTGGCGTCCCCGGATGATGAAACCCGTCGCCGGTCTGGAACTGGGCCTAACGGACCCGGTGTGTGGCCTCAGCATGGGGCAAACGGCGGAACGGCTGGCCCGCGAATTTGCGATCAGTCGCCAAGACCAAGATCAATACGCGCTGGAAAGCCATCAGCTGGCCTGTGCGGCGAGGCAGCGATGTTTCCTGTCCGGGGAAATCAAACCCTACACCGAAGGCTCGCACAGCCTCGATCAGGACAACGGCCCCCGCTGTGGCCAATCGCTCGAACAACTCGCTCGTCTGCGTCCGATTTTCCAGCAGGATGGCACGGTCACCGCTGGCAACAGCTGTCCGCTGACCGATGGCGCCGCGGCCGTGTTGCTGATGACCGAAAGCGAAGCTAAGCGTCAAGGTTTCACGCCACTGGGGTTCGTCAGCGGATACGCCGTGGCGGGATGCCAACCGGAAAGGATGGGGCTGGGGCCGGTGTTCGCCATCGCCAAATTGCTGCGGCAACACGATTGGTCCTTGGATCGCTTTGACTTGTTTGAAATCAACGAAGCCTTCGCCGCGCAGGTGTTGGCATGCTTGCAAGCCATGCAGTCGCAGCGATTTGCCGAGCACGAACTGCAGCAAACCAGCGTTCTGGGCAACCTGCCACGCGAACGTTTGAACGTCCATGGAGGCGCCATCGCGCTGGGCCATCCGGTGGGCACAACCGGCACGCGATTGGTGATCACGCTGCTGCGCGCCCTCCGCGATCGTGGACTTCAACGCGGGATTGCAAGCCTTTGCATCGGAGGGGGGCAAGGTATGGCGATGGCGTTGGAAGTGGAGTAA
- a CDS encoding DUF1501 domain-containing protein translates to MTDLLNNRRTFLSRCGLGIGGAAFASLLARDASARNVAAGASSANPPGREGLPHHPPRIKRVIFLCMAGGPSHLETFDYKPELERLDGQPMPTSYTEGQPIAQLQGAKLKVQGPLTKFAQYGDSGQTISDYLPWHQKLADDICVVRSMVTEQINHDPAHTFMNTGTAISGRPSMGSWVTYGLGAESDNLPGFVVLTSVGGRNPQPIASRQWASGFLPSRYQGVEFSGSGQPVNYVQPPAGISSGQQRRLIETVAQLNQHRQAATGDPEIATRLATYEMAFRMQSSVPELADFSDEPQHVLDMYGATPGDGSYASNCLLARRLAQRGVRFIQLYHRGWDHHGGLQKYMDICCGLTDKPTWALLTDLKQRGMLDDTLIVWGGEFGRTPMFQGKGGAGRDHHIKGFSMWLAGGGIKPGHSHGATDELGYSAVEDVVHVRDLHATMLHLLGIDHRRFSFPFQGLDMKLTGVEPAKVVRGVLA, encoded by the coding sequence ATGACTGACCTTCTGAACAACCGACGGACGTTTCTGTCTCGCTGTGGGCTGGGCATCGGCGGCGCGGCCTTCGCATCGCTGCTGGCCCGTGATGCGTCGGCCCGTAATGTGGCGGCGGGGGCCTCGTCGGCCAACCCGCCCGGTCGTGAGGGCTTGCCGCATCATCCGCCACGGATCAAACGCGTGATCTTCTTGTGTATGGCGGGCGGTCCTTCGCATCTGGAAACCTTCGACTACAAACCCGAACTGGAACGGCTCGACGGGCAACCGATGCCGACGTCGTATACCGAGGGCCAGCCAATCGCGCAATTGCAGGGCGCCAAGCTGAAGGTCCAGGGCCCGTTAACCAAGTTCGCCCAGTACGGCGACAGCGGCCAAACGATCAGTGACTACTTGCCCTGGCATCAGAAACTGGCCGATGACATCTGCGTCGTCCGCTCGATGGTTACCGAGCAGATCAATCACGATCCGGCTCATACTTTTATGAACACCGGCACGGCGATCAGCGGTCGGCCCTCGATGGGGTCTTGGGTGACCTATGGCCTGGGCGCCGAAAGCGACAACCTGCCGGGGTTTGTGGTGTTGACCAGCGTGGGCGGACGCAACCCTCAGCCGATCGCTTCGCGTCAGTGGGCGTCCGGTTTTTTGCCCAGCCGTTATCAGGGCGTGGAATTCAGCGGTAGCGGACAACCGGTCAACTACGTCCAGCCACCCGCGGGAATTTCCAGCGGCCAACAGCGGCGGCTGATCGAAACCGTCGCCCAACTGAATCAGCACCGGCAAGCGGCCACCGGCGATCCGGAAATTGCCACTCGCTTGGCGACCTATGAGATGGCGTTCCGAATGCAGTCGTCGGTACCCGAACTGGCCGACTTTTCCGATGAACCGCAGCACGTGCTCGATATGTACGGTGCCACGCCCGGCGATGGTTCCTACGCGTCGAATTGTTTGTTGGCTCGCCGACTGGCCCAACGCGGCGTCCGCTTTATCCAGCTGTACCATCGCGGCTGGGACCATCACGGTGGGCTGCAAAAATATATGGACATCTGCTGCGGCCTGACCGACAAACCCACCTGGGCTCTGCTGACGGATTTAAAACAACGCGGCATGCTGGACGACACCCTGATCGTCTGGGGCGGCGAATTCGGGCGCACGCCGATGTTCCAGGGCAAAGGCGGCGCGGGCCGCGATCACCACATCAAAGGTTTTTCGATGTGGCTGGCCGGCGGCGGGATCAAACCGGGCCACAGTCACGGGGCGACCGACGAATTGGGGTATTCCGCCGTCGAAGACGTCGTGCACGTTCGCGACCTGCACGCCACGATGCTGCATCTGCTGGGCATCGACCATCGCCGATTCAGCTTCCCCTTCCAGGGTTTGGACATGAAACTGACCGGTGTGGAACCGGCGAAAGTTGTCCGAGGGGTGCTCGCCTGA
- a CDS encoding 3-hydroxyacyl-CoA dehydrogenase NAD-binding domain-containing protein, whose amino-acid sequence MNVTKSNSASDTLAGLDSQLHCFTVARDDRGVVSVSLDVPNRSMNVIDERVLDELTWIVNSLQTDATAKVVVFRSGKASGFLAGADVHEIAGLHDHELLAQTLRRGQDLFDRIEQISAVTVAAIDGPCMGGGLEWALACDHRVISDSPATRLGLPEIRLGLLPAWGGTQRLPQTVGLAAALPLILKGKAVDATRAIRIGLADRMVSAAHFSSKVAQVVAEVLDGKFPQRQRNRSWTTRIAERLAIGRRMILQQARHEIHKQDPEQHYPAALLVVDAIERGLTDRVDGLAAERQHFATLLESPTSRRLMGLFFQRERAKNLKTWAPLPSSDGSPKAADQPADTAEPLPEIRNLVVIGGGVMGAEIAQLAAAKDFHVTVQEIDAAAADAARKRIEGLVKQWAKYQHADEQMLTKIRQQLHVTCDDTALSKADLVIEAVVERESVKRQVFRDVERLIGDDTLLVSNTSSLRVQRMAEVTSHPDRVAGLHFFNPVSRMELVEVVHTHDTDPRVLQRLLQFARSLGKTPVVTADSPGFIVNRVLFPYLGEAVQMTIEGYDAEFIDRPMRSFGMPMGPLELLDHVGIDIAAHVADSLSGVLPDAQAVAERLKEMSEAGELGKKSGQGFYLYKDGKMDRPVVSGQSECFADKEVFCDDGLTPTQRRVLYPMINEAMRCLDEKIVRESWMVDLAVVLGTGFAPFRGGPLQWLDDAGADVVRQNMEILAEQFGSHFEPVPGLLAAAQWKEPLMRMHPSLETL is encoded by the coding sequence ATGAACGTGACCAAATCGAATTCGGCCAGCGATACGCTGGCCGGGCTGGACAGTCAGTTGCACTGTTTTACCGTCGCTCGCGATGACCGTGGCGTGGTCTCGGTGTCGTTGGATGTGCCCAATCGGTCGATGAACGTGATCGATGAACGCGTGTTGGACGAGCTGACCTGGATCGTCAACAGTCTGCAGACCGACGCCACGGCCAAGGTGGTGGTGTTCCGCAGCGGCAAAGCCAGCGGTTTTCTGGCCGGCGCGGACGTGCATGAAATCGCCGGTTTACACGACCACGAACTGTTGGCCCAGACGCTGCGACGCGGACAGGATTTGTTCGATCGCATCGAGCAGATTTCGGCGGTTACCGTGGCGGCCATCGATGGGCCTTGCATGGGCGGAGGGTTGGAATGGGCGCTGGCCTGTGATCATCGCGTGATCTCCGATTCCCCGGCGACCCGCCTGGGCTTGCCCGAAATCCGCTTGGGCCTGCTGCCGGCTTGGGGCGGCACGCAACGCTTGCCGCAGACGGTCGGGCTGGCCGCCGCACTGCCGCTGATCCTCAAGGGCAAGGCGGTGGATGCCACGCGGGCGATTCGAATCGGCTTGGCCGATCGGATGGTCAGCGCCGCCCATTTCTCCAGCAAAGTCGCTCAGGTTGTCGCGGAGGTGTTGGACGGCAAATTTCCTCAGCGGCAACGCAACCGGTCCTGGACCACGCGGATCGCCGAACGCCTGGCGATCGGCCGGCGGATGATCCTCCAGCAGGCCCGTCATGAAATCCATAAACAGGATCCGGAGCAGCACTATCCGGCGGCGCTCCTGGTGGTCGACGCGATCGAACGCGGCCTGACCGATCGGGTGGACGGTTTGGCGGCCGAACGCCAGCATTTTGCCACCCTGCTGGAATCGCCCACGTCTCGCCGTCTGATGGGATTGTTTTTCCAACGAGAACGCGCCAAGAACCTGAAAACGTGGGCTCCCCTGCCCTCCTCTGATGGCTCGCCGAAGGCCGCCGACCAGCCCGCCGACACGGCCGAGCCGCTGCCGGAAATCCGCAATCTGGTCGTCATTGGCGGCGGGGTCATGGGTGCCGAAATCGCCCAGCTGGCCGCCGCCAAAGACTTCCACGTGACGGTGCAAGAAATCGATGCCGCGGCGGCCGACGCGGCTCGCAAACGCATCGAAGGCTTGGTCAAACAGTGGGCCAAGTATCAGCACGCCGATGAGCAGATGCTGACGAAAATTCGCCAACAGTTGCACGTCACCTGTGACGATACCGCGCTGTCCAAAGCGGACTTGGTCATCGAAGCGGTGGTAGAACGCGAATCCGTCAAGCGACAGGTGTTCCGCGATGTCGAACGATTGATTGGCGATGATACGCTGTTGGTGTCCAACACCTCCTCGCTGCGCGTCCAACGCATGGCCGAGGTTACCAGCCATCCGGATCGCGTGGCCGGATTGCACTTCTTCAATCCCGTATCGCGGATGGAACTGGTGGAAGTGGTCCACACCCATGACACCGACCCGCGGGTGCTGCAGCGGCTGTTGCAATTCGCTCGCTCGCTGGGCAAGACCCCGGTGGTCACCGCCGATTCGCCCGGGTTTATCGTCAACCGAGTGCTGTTCCCCTACTTGGGCGAAGCGGTGCAAATGACGATTGAAGGGTATGACGCGGAATTCATCGACCGCCCGATGCGATCGTTTGGGATGCCGATGGGGCCGCTGGAATTGTTGGATCATGTGGGCATCGATATCGCGGCCCACGTCGCCGACTCGCTCAGCGGTGTGTTGCCCGACGCACAGGCGGTCGCTGAACGCCTGAAGGAAATGAGCGAAGCCGGCGAGTTGGGTAAAAAATCAGGCCAGGGGTTCTACCTCTACAAAGACGGCAAAATGGACCGCCCGGTAGTCAGTGGACAGTCCGAGTGCTTTGCCGACAAAGAAGTCTTTTGCGACGACGGTTTGACGCCCACGCAGCGGCGCGTGTTGTACCCGATGATCAACGAAGCGATGCGTTGTTTGGACGAAAAAATTGTTCGCGAATCGTGGATGGTCGATTTGGCCGTCGTGCTGGGAACCGGCTTTGCGCCCTTCCGTGGGGGACCCTTGCAGTGGCTGGACGACGCGGGAGCCGATGTGGTTCGCCAGAACATGGAGATCCTGGCGGAACAGTTCGGCAGCCATTTTGAACCGGTCCCCGGACTGTTAGCCGCCGCGCAGTGGAAAGAACCACTGATGCGGATGCATCCCTCCTTGGAGACCCTGTGA